From Osmerus eperlanus chromosome 16, fOsmEpe2.1, whole genome shotgun sequence:
aaaaaaattaacaaTTAACAGAGACAAGAAAATTGGAACTATAACAACTGTTAATCATGAAGAATTGGGTTTCAAAGACAACAGTTCTTAACTGAATCCTCAATACAATGAAATGGAATGGAATGGAATACTGTACTATAAGACAACAGCATATACCTGTGCTATACATTATGGGTCCACTCTTTGGCCCACAATTACTCCTGTGATTTTCTCTGAATATAATACGGAAGATGTACGTCCAATCCACATGTCCCGCATAGGGCTCTGCCTTCTCTAGGTACCAATAGTCCATCATTCAATCAGGCTTGGCGAGGCCTGTAGCGAAACCTTACATCGGTGGCGGGAAGCAGAATCCCCAGACCTCCTCGGCTCGGGTCCAGGGTGACCCGCTTCTGACCCTCCACCACTTCCATGTCAAAGTAAagcagaaggagagacaggaactgCTTTATCTCATTTATCGCAAAGTACCTTCCAGGACACTTGGTGGAACCAGAGCCGAATGGCATGCGGTAATACTTCAGCTTCTGGCCATCCTTGTAGAAGTCGGTCTTTTCTTTACCGTCCTCAACGTACCGGTCAAACTTGAAAACCTGTTTAGAGGGAAAGGGAAAATATAGAAAAGGGATGacctttttacatttattttagtCCAAAAAGAACATGTTGCAATTGACAATAATGACCTGGTAAGAGAAGGCCTCTTGTGGGTACATTGTAATAattaatatatactgtatataataacaacataatttttttataaaacaaataaaattgAGGACAGAACTAGACAAACATCAAATATGTACAACATAGGCTACAGAGAAACCAGACTATCATGCTAACAAACACATCACAACAACTATATTTAGAGAGACAAATATAAGAACCTTCTTTGGCTTATTTTTCTATTTTCTTACTTTCTTTTAGGTGTAGATATTATATTCCATACTACTGATCTTGAAGAGCTTACAGTATACAGACATCAATCCATGGCTAAGGACCCCATTTCTGTGGGTCTTTTACTATGGAAAAAGAAGTATGCTACAGAGTATACTTTCACAGTATATATTGGAGAATGTAGGAGTATGTATAGGAGAATATAGTAGTTATTTTACTTATACGGCAATAAATCTACACATCTTCATTTATGGTTTGTATTTGACCAATAGTAAGGTGAGCCCCTCTCAGAACCAGATTACATTAGCATGGACAGTGCGTGCTGACCTTCTGAAGGCCAGTGAGAGGATTCAATCACTCACAGACCATGATAATGTTCATTAATCTAACCCAGAGGAAGACACACGCTCACctaaatatgcacacacacacacacacacacacacatacagaaatacacccatccacacacccacgcttccccccccccaaccactaccacacacacacacacacacacacacacagcaggtggtGTAGTTTAAGGGAGCTATGCCAAACAAATACTACAGACATTAGAGAGAAAGAAGCCGATGTTTGATACAGAGCCTACAGGCCCTCTAAAACACCCACAGattttgtgtgagtatgtgtgtttgagtgtgtgtccagtctAGTTTACCTCGGGGTCTTGGTAGATCTCTGGGTCCATATGCATGCTCTGAGGGTACAGGGCGATCACGTCTCCTTTCCTCACCGCTTCCGATCGCTCCCCTACTAGCCGTAAGCTGAAGTCCTCCTGGGCCACACGAATGTTCATGGAGGCCGAAGACAACCGCAGACTCTCGTTGATGGCGCTCTCTGTGAATGCAGTCCAATTCTGTGAGTTACCATTGAGGAGCATTGGGTTTGAACCATCCGTTCTGTGTTGACCTTGAGCAATTTAAGAACTAAAACTATAATACATGATCCGGACAGAATGATTTGGCTAACCAGAGTGTTTGGATATTTGTTCGGAATACTGTTCAAACCAGTTTCAAACCAGAATTGGATTATTCACGGCTGAATAATAaggtatttaaaaaaagaatctgCATTCTACTAGACAAATAAATGCAGCAACTTCGCTACTACTTCTATCGTCATTAATGCTACAACAAACGGATTCAGAAGAGACAGATCCCTGCCACATCACCCCTCAGGAGACAGAATTCCCTGCTGTTCGCGGCAGAGCCACATCGAGCTCACACCAGAGGCATTTTTTCCCCAGGCATGCTGACATGTCACCAGCGATGAGGCTGCAGTCAGCTCAGAGTGTGTGGCGTTGTGATCTAATGTGACACATGGGGAGCCTGTAACTGTGTATCTGTTTGGACTGGCTTTGTTACTGCGATCACAGACAGGGGTTTGTTGgttggagtgggggggggggtgatttaaTGCCACAGGGGAGTGCTACTGTGGTGTTCCTACCTGATTTTAGGACAGAATCATTTTGTTTTGgtttaacataatataatacaaacacacaacaacaaatatAGACAAGGCAATCTTACCCAGATAGAGAAGACCGTCCAACTGGTCCTTGGTGAAAGTGATGTCTCTATTTTTCAGCTCCTCTATTCCAGAGAGCTTCAACACACTCTGGATTTCCTTAAATACCGCTGCAAGGGCTTCTTGGTGCATTACCAGGTAATACATGGCCCAAAAGGTTGCTGGGATTGTATTGCCCACTGAGGCCCATAGGATGGCAAAATGATGAGCTTGaagaagaaaaggaggaagTATGGGTGGTGTACAGTTAAAGGTCTGTAGtgcattcaaataaaaaatggtAGAATTAAAAAGTTGTTTTTGACAGGTGTTTTCACAACACAAAGCTAGAAAAAGAATAAAGCCTTTTCTCACAAATGCTTttgaaaaaaataattataatccAAAGCCTTGACTAAATACAATGTCAGAAGCATTTACCTGCTTTATCTACATCTCCAAGACAATCATACTGCTCAAAGACCTCAGCTCTCTTTTTGATGAACTGTGATGTGTTGGACCAGCGTGACATCCTATGTGGCAGGAAGTAGTTGATCAGCTCTTCCCGTATAGACTTGGTCCAAcccaggagagagatggggatctGGGCGATTAAGAGCGGGAACATGTTGTCGAACTTAACAAATTGTTCTCTGAGCGTGCTCATTCCGCTGTGTCGACAGGCGTATTCTGGCTGGCCGTACATGGTCATGAAAGTCGCCTCAAACATGACAGAACTGCAGAACTGGTACATGCTTTCAGTCCTCCAAGCACCACCCTGATCCctattctcctccatctccctcaggtAGTCTTGCCGAAACACAAGCATGAGGTTACCCATCATGCTCTCTGTTAAGGAAGTCAGGTTGTCACCTTGCAGGAGGCGAAAGGATCTCTGGATCTGCTCATCCATGCCGGGGAATTTGCCACTTCTGACAGGAGGGTAGCCAAAAGTTACCGGGGCAACCTGGTCGGAAAACTCGTGGAAGTCCAGCTGTTTCCCATGTTTGATGACGTTGGGATACAGCAGTGGGTTCatgataaatgtaatgtactttcCTTAAATGGGAAAAAGGATGTTAAATGGAAACAGATGTGattatacagtacagtaatCAACATTGAGAGACATGCTTACTCATACCGCTGTTAGAAATGACAAAATTAACAATATTAAATAACAATATTAAATCCATTATCTTTATTCAATCATGTATGCAATAGTATTTCATCAAACACACAATGATACCAACCTGCAATCAATATAGTAAATATGTCTCCATGTTTTTCCTTATGTGCTGCAAGAAACATATGAGCATTTTTTCCAAACTCCACTGCCTTCCCCAGGTAGGGAATCCAGCCTGTTATAAGTGGGGGCTCATCATCTCGTCTGCAAAAGTGAAAATAAGCTTTTAAGATCAAATGAAAGAAGTAGAGCAGCATAAATCACAAAAACGAATGTTAAAGAAACTAAACTATTAGGACAATCCACTCAAATATCAAACACCTAAACAAACACCGAGACCTGTTTGAAATATCCATGAGAAGGCATGTCTGGGATCGATTCTGGTTGGACAGGTATCAGCTTTCCCTGTGGTGTGATTGACCACAACACAGCCAACCCAACCCTAACAAAGAGGTTCTTTGTATTATACAAACATTCCAATTCAAATGTTCTCAGCGTGTTGCTCTGTTCTTTGTGTTTGAGGACAACAACTTGTTTCATCAAAACATTTTTTATCTGCAGCTGACGCAATAAGAGCCACAGCACATATAACTGCCAAAAACGGGTATTCTCATACAGAATTGGAAAGTAGCAACCTATGCCAAACTGTGATTGATTACAGATGCTTCATGACACTGAAGGGAGTATCAGGAAGGTCCCACATACTGCTTAATACAAACATCCTCTCAGGTGCACAACAACACCACTTCTGAGAGTCTGCTAAGGATCAGAAAAACTTGTCTTGTTGTTTTGACTCTTTAGGTGTTCCTTCACTCAATAGCTCCACCACCAATAAAACAGCAATGCGCCAGAACTATAACCCTTGGTTCACAAAGAACTGGACTCACTCAAGGGCTCTTAATTGTAAAGCTAATAAGAGGGGTGTGATTTTGTGTTGGTGTATTGGTCCGAATAGAAATTGCAACCCTGTCAAAAAGTGATTAGAGATAACTATTAGCCGTTACCAGGCAAAATACCCAAAATTATATCCaataaatgtgtatgtgtggtcacATTACATGTATGATCTGTCAAAACTATAAGATAACTAAACCAACCAACAAGCTTTGACAAATACTCCAAGCTCAAGGATACAGAAATCCAGAAACCAAAACATTGGTTCTGTCCTTAGGCCACTGAATGTCGAGATCCAAGGGCTATTAATAACTGGATTGTTGACGGGTAGGGAGAAATCACCCATGCATTCTAATTGCCCTAAAGAGATACAGGGGCACTTTTGATCCTGTCAAGAGAACTTACCACTCACATACGATGGTCCTTCACCACACATTAGGAAATGTTTACTCCACATACAAACCCTATTATTCATTCTACTTTTTCATTTGCACTCTAAGGTTGAGCAGAGTCCTGGCACACCCTCCTGCTTTTGTGATGATTTTCTAGACGGCGATCAGAAAACATATTTCATTTTCACAAATGTCACAAATCGTATTTTTTCCTTTCATCACAAAATATCCATGATGTCATGGTTTACAATCTGAAGATAAAAGGGTTTCAATTAATTTACCATCCAGATATTAGGTGAATTGTGTTAACTGAACAGTAAACATAAACAGTGTCACATCCGGCAAATCCCACTAGAGTCTTTCAAAGTATATTTGCTATAGAGGCTTTGTCAGCATGCCAAAGATtgcaacacacactctgatgaCAGTATCCTAACATCAATGAGGAAGGACAGAACCACCTCCCTCATTTTTGTGCTGCCGCATTACAATGGGACTTACAGTAAGAATATATGTTGCTGTCATTAATATAAGTATTTGTAATCTATTTTCAATATAAGAGTAAAGGTAATGGTGTGATAGTCATGGACTGAGGAAAGAGGAATTCTTCGGTAGTAGCTATAGGGCAGACTTGGGCAAAGTGCAACAACCTTTGCACATGTTCACTCTTGTTTTTATGTGCACCAAGGTATTTCTACAGAGGGTGAAAAACAGCGGGGTGGATACAACAGCAGTAACCAGACTCAGTAAGAGCTCCTTTGGGAAGTAGTCAGCCCATTTCCTCAGAAAAGGACAAAATGTCTTCAGGGGCTGTTGGAGTTTGACCTACTTCTCACAGCAAACGGTGGCTCCCATGAGTTCTTATCCAGTCAAACACTATAGTATATAGTGTTTCAACACTATAGTGTTGAAAACATTTAAGATATTTTCAAAATTGAAAACACTTTCAGATTGGCATTGCCTCTAACAACCAAACCAAACTGTGTTGTAAAAACAACATTCAACTGCATAAAAGCTGTAACGTAGCATAATAAATGATGTTGCAGCTACTAAAGTGTGTAAAAATGaacaatacaaaaaataaaaaagcttAATTGTTTTAATCCTAATTGTACTCTCTGTCAGTCGGTCTAGTGCATGTGGCTGGAAAGGGTAATGCCAAAGAATATGGGTTATTAGGTCAGGTCAAACATCGTGTCAGACAACAAGCAACCAGTCTATCGCCCATCACTTGCCAACAGTTTTTGAGATCCTCCCTTGACAAACTTGTTGGCTATTTCACGATAAGTACGACAACTGCACGTAATTAAAATCAAGGACTATTTAGTGAGAGTTGTTCCTCGATCTGtattaaaacaatttaaaaacaaactaATAGGCTAAACCTAGATGACACATAATATTCATCAACTACTTGCCTTTTCCTTCCAACAAGCCTGGAGAATAAACAAAGTGAGATTAAAACAAGAAAGACAAGAGCGAGCATTTCCACTTCGGATGGTCGGACGTCCCACTACAATCCTGTTGCCACCGACAAAATGCTTGCTCCACCACCGTAACAAATTGCGGGTACCGTCCTGGTCTCGAGatttttctgttttcttttcttttccattCAAATTCTAAATTACATCCCATTCATGTGCGTGAATGACCCGACAACAGCTAAGGTGATGTTTGAAATGGCAAGCTATTACAGGAAGTTGGACCAAAAAACTATTGCTCAATAAGGTCCGAGATACGATGCCGAACTGTGGCGACATGCCACGGGAACAGTTTGCAGTAACTGTAAGGCAACGGTTAGTGTAAAGACTGAAAAACAGTTGACAGGGGGAATATGGCAATAGTTTGATGTTTAGTGATATAGCCTACTGACGTCCATTGATTGTAGGGTTGCCTACATAGCCTattcatatacatttacatttagtcatttagcagacgctcttatccagagcgtcttacagtaagtacatggacattcccccgaggcaagtagagtgccttgcccaaggacacaacgccatttgacaccttctgattactagcccgattccctataaccgctcagccacctgactcccatatagCTTATCATTAGATTAGAACTGTTTAATTAGGCCGCAAGTAGGCCTACGGGTGAAAGCAGCATAACTAAACAAACATAACTTCGCTTCACAGCAAGGTATTGCCAATCGTCACAATAAAAATTGTAAAGCCATCATCTTGTTCAGTGGCTCTGGTGCAGCTCAATGCGTTTAGGCTTACGTTTCGAGCTCCATTGCTTAATGCAGTCACCTGTTAGACCAAGCATAAAATCTGCTAAAATATGGCATTCCGTTAGTTTCTATGTAAAGTGTTCAGCGGCGCATTGTGGCACAAAAAAGGTCAACGTCATGTTGAACTTCCGGGTCGTATCTTGCGCAGTAGTGGCTAGACGTGCTCCTCCCTTCATCGTAGGGCTGTGTCGTCTTTGGTTTTGATCCGGACAGAACCCTACTGTTTGGTCTGGCTTTATATTTATCTCTCGTGAACCGCACATGAAAACAACTTCACACCCGCATCCTTGGGTAGTGAGCAATAAACCGTCTGATTTTCGACTTCATACAATGCCTACTTCTCAAGATAATTGTTCCACAGACAACCATGCTTCACACACATATTCCCACCTTTGCAGTTAAAAGATGTCAGATATAGAGAAAATGTACAAGCGACTATGCATGTGTCCTAGGTTAGGATTCCTAATCATAACCATGTGTCGACTAGTACAGTGCTTCTTTACTTTCATTTGTATTAGTTTCCAAGAACAGTCCATTCATGTGAAACGTGGCAAATAATTTGATTTGAACACATTTACAAATCTGGACGTATAGGACTAGATTGGTGATTTTAATATTTTCACTGCCTTGTAAATTGTTTGTCTAATGTGTGTACAATAAGGTAAAATGAATAAAGAGGAATGCAGGAATGCAAAACTCAATGAGTCAGTTCTTTGGCTTGCATGCGTTTTCTACGTGCAAGAAAAGTTTGATACTTGCATATGGCTCTATCAACACAACATCACAAATTCAAATTGGGATCATTTAaatgtttttctgtgttttaTATTTCACGTTGATCACACATCCTCCACATGAgagttattgttaatgccagGTGCCAGTTAGAGTTTAATGAAGGTGAATTTGGTATCCTCAGCCAGGCCACGAGCAGCAGCCCTCCCATCTGTCACCTTGATTGCCTGGCATGGTCGAGTCTCTGGGGTGTCCGCTGCCACTCAGAccgaccccccttccccccagtcAGACCACATGCGTAGAGCCCAGATGGTGGGCACGCTGGCTTATCATAAGTCTTTATCTCCGAGCAGGAGGAGCACAACCATTAGGAGTACACAACCCATTCCCCTTAGGTGACTTAgcctatccacacacacacgcagcaagcTGTGCTTCTTCATACACACCAACACCGcccatgctgtctgtctcacacacacatacacacacgcacacacagcaagctGTTGTTCCTTGTTCCCAGATACACAGGACTCGCAAAAGCTCCCCGCCAACTGCTTCTGCAAGGAAGATGATTCACACATGATCAACTATATTTGCATAAAGGCAGCATTAAGATATTCATATAAATATCATACCAGCTGCCCATTGGCCTAATTAAAGGACAGCTCTACGCAAAGTATTTGCAATATAAGTCACAGTGGAGTCTTAATTATTTGAGTTGACAAGTATTAAACCAAAAAAATTAACCTCTATTAATGATAATAAACAGAATTTGTACAAAATAACCTACAAGAAACAAAAAAGAGAAGCGCATCTTCTTGATGAGTATTTCATCATGGAATTTTACttatagtaaaatatatagtAAATGACTCAAGGCCCCAAATGGCATTTGACATTTCTAAGATAATGGGGAATCATTGGTCATGGAGTCATGGTTGTATAATGTTGATCTGAACCTAGCCAGTGTCAAATAAGTTTGTCCGATTTTCCCCAGACAATTGTTTTTATAGTTCTCAAATTATAAAACCCTTGTCAGTGGTCGATAAAAAAAACGGAGCCAATGACTTGGCTTCAACTGGGCAGGCTTGCACGGTCTTGTGGCTGGGCACACATGCATGATGTAGTTGGGTATGGCCACACATGGAGAGCCCAGCTGGGTATGGGAGCCTGGCCATATGGGCTAGGACTTGTAGTCTTTCTTGTTTCTGACTGTAGGCACCCCGACAGATGAATGCAGGCATGGGTGACTTTCAAGTACCATTGTCCATCTGTATAACCAATATATATGAACATAGCCTGAAAGGTGACTCACTAGTTTGACTAGCAGTTATGTTCACAATTTTGAATATTAACTTAACAGGTCATCTTCAACCTCAGATTGTGTCAACTTCCTGCAGTTTACCCACAGCTTCCTGTCATGACCAATGAAAACGTTCTTATTGGTTAAAGCCATTTTCCATCTTCTTCCCCTAATTGGGATCAAACACTCAAATGTACAGTCTTAATGTACCTTCTATGATGAATTGAGAAATATGTATAATGAGAGACCCTATATATTACGAAACTAAGGAGCCATTTTGTTAATAGGGATAATTACCTCAGCTAATGACTTAAATTACTGAACATCTGGGTGGATGAAACAGCACAAGATCAGCACATTTTTCCTAGTTATTATGCTGTAGAATGTGCACTCTTCTCCTAAAACTCTTTGCTTTTTGTGGTCCCTTCTCTGCGTTTATGTAATAAAATTGTACTAACCCCAGCCTTccattgtttacatttagtcatttagcagacgctcttatccagagcgacttacagtaagtacagggacattccccccgaggcatgtagggtgaagtgccttgcccaaggacacaacgtcatttgacatggccgggaatcgaactggcaaccttcagattactagcccgattccctaaccgctcagccacctgactccccat
This genomic window contains:
- the LOC134036092 gene encoding cytochrome P450 7B1 isoform X2, which codes for MDISNRRDDEPPLITGWIPYLGKAVEFGKNAHMFLAAHKEKHGDIFTILIAGKYITFIMNPLLYPNVIKHGKQLDFHEFSDQVAPVTFGYPPVRSGKFPGMDEQIQRSFRLLQGDNLTSLTESMMGNLMLVFRQDYLREMEENRDQGGAWRTESMYQFCSSVMFEATFMTMYGQPEYACRHSGMSTLREQFVKFDNMFPLLIAQIPISLLGWTKSIREELINYFLPHRMSRWSNTSQFIKKRAEVFEQYDCLGDVDKAAHHFAILWASVGNTIPATFWAMYYLVMHQEALAAVFKEIQSVLKLSGIEELKNRDITFTKDQLDGLLYLESAINESLRLSSASMNIRVAQEDFSLRLVGERSEAVRKGDVIALYPQSMHMDPEIYQDPEVFKFDRYVEDGKEKTDFYKDGQKLKYYRMPFGSGSTKCPGRYFAINEIKQFLSLLLLYFDMEVVEGQKRVTLDPSRGGLGILLPATDVRFRYRPRQA
- the LOC134036092 gene encoding cytochrome P450 7B1 isoform X1 translates to MLALVFLVLISLCLFSRLVGRKRRDDEPPLITGWIPYLGKAVEFGKNAHMFLAAHKEKHGDIFTILIAGKYITFIMNPLLYPNVIKHGKQLDFHEFSDQVAPVTFGYPPVRSGKFPGMDEQIQRSFRLLQGDNLTSLTESMMGNLMLVFRQDYLREMEENRDQGGAWRTESMYQFCSSVMFEATFMTMYGQPEYACRHSGMSTLREQFVKFDNMFPLLIAQIPISLLGWTKSIREELINYFLPHRMSRWSNTSQFIKKRAEVFEQYDCLGDVDKAAHHFAILWASVGNTIPATFWAMYYLVMHQEALAAVFKEIQSVLKLSGIEELKNRDITFTKDQLDGLLYLESAINESLRLSSASMNIRVAQEDFSLRLVGERSEAVRKGDVIALYPQSMHMDPEIYQDPEVFKFDRYVEDGKEKTDFYKDGQKLKYYRMPFGSGSTKCPGRYFAINEIKQFLSLLLLYFDMEVVEGQKRVTLDPSRGGLGILLPATDVRFRYRPRQA